From the Nostoc sp. PCC 7107 genome, the window TTTGGACATTGGAACATCTTTGATTATAGAAATTATGCCACAGGATTTATCACCGCTTTGGATATCACTGAAAACTTCATTATTAGCCACATTTATTACTTTTTTCGTCGGGATAGCTGCGGCTTACTGGATGCTCAGTTATCGTGGCAAAGCCAAATCTTTGATTGAGAGCATCTTTGTTGCACCGCTGATTTTACCCCCGACTGTTGTCGGCTTTTTGTTGCTGTTATTTTTTGGCAAGAATGGGCCTGTGGGAAAACTTATGGAGCCTTTTGATTTGACGATTGTTTTTACTTGGTATGGTGCAGCGATCGCCGCGACGGTGGTTTCCTTCCCACTCATGTATAAAACTGCACTGGGAGCTTTTGCACAAATTGATCGTAATTTGCTGCGGGTGGCGAGAACTCTGGGCGCGAGTGAATCAACAATCTTTTGGCGAATTAGTTTACCTTTAGCTTTACCGGGAATTTTAGCAGCAACGACTTTGGCTTTTGCCCGTGCATTGGGTGAATTCGGTGCAACGTTAATGCTGGCGGGGAATATTCCCGGACAAACCCAGACGATTCCAATGGCGATTTATTTTGCTGTGGAAGCAGGCGCAATGGATGAAGCTTGGTTCTGGGCGATCGCTATTATGGTAATTTCTTTATCGGGGATTTTTGCGGTCAATTTTTGGCAAGAAACCAGAGGTAAAGGGCGACGCAAAGATGTTGGGATAAGAAGACAAGAAAGACGAGTGGCGGAATCTGCTGTTTTATCTACACCAACTTCTGAAGTCAGACTGTTTGTAGACATTGAAAAAAAATTACCCAGTTTTCATTTGCAAGTTTCCTTTAGTACCAACGAGCAACCACTAGGATTATTGGGTGGTTCCGGTGCAGGTAAAAGTATGATTCTGCGGTGCATTACGGGAATTGAAACGCCAACTAGAGGGCGAATAGTTTTGAATGGGAGAGTTTTATTTGATTCCGAGAAAGGAATTAATTTACCTAGCCGCGATCGCCACATTGGTTTTTTAGTCCAAAATTATGCGCTGTTCCCAAATATGAC encodes:
- the modB gene encoding molybdate ABC transporter permease subunit — its product is MPQDLSPLWISLKTSLLATFITFFVGIAAAYWMLSYRGKAKSLIESIFVAPLILPPTVVGFLLLLFFGKNGPVGKLMEPFDLTIVFTWYGAAIAATVVSFPLMYKTALGAFAQIDRNLLRVARTLGASESTIFWRISLPLALPGILAATTLAFARALGEFGATLMLAGNIPGQTQTIPMAIYFAVEAGAMDEAWFWAIAIMVISLSGIFAVNFWQETRGKGRRKDVGIRRQERRVAESAVLSTPTSEVRLFVDIEKKLPSFHLQVSFSTNEQPLGLLGGSGAGKSMILRCITGIETPTRGRIVLNGRVLFDSEKGINLPSRDRHIGFLVQNYALFPNMTVAENIAFGLPQGLSASSVRVQIEEQLIAMQLSGLGDRYPHQLSGGQQQRVALARALASQPEALLLDEPFSALDTHLRSQLEQQMTATLADYQGVALFVTHNMDEAYRVCPNLLVLEHGQAIHHGSKYDVFEHPASVSVAQLTGCKNFSRAVIQGTQKIQALDWGCHLDVVQPIPDELSHVGIRAHQLIFSPDSTQVNTFPCWLVRTSETPHRMTLFFKLHTAPNNLQDYHLQAEVFKEKWVQIKDQPFPWYVRLDPIRLILMES